The sequence below is a genomic window from Microbulbifer hydrolyticus.
CTGGCGCAGCAGGAGGAGACTCGTAACAAGAGTGCCCAGGTTCTGTTGCGCCGCCCGGTCAGCGAAGATGGTGCCGATGTGCACCAGCTGATCGCGGATTGCCCACCTCTGGATACCAACTCCCTCTACTGCAACCTGCTGCAGGCCTGCCACTTCTCCGGCACCAGTGTCGCCGCGGAGCTGGATGGCAAGCTGGTGGGTTTCATCTCCGGTTACATCGTTCCCGAGCGCCCCGACACACTGTTTATCTGGCAGGTGGCGGTAGCGGAACAGGGCCGCGGCATGGGCCTTGCCGGCCGTATGCTGCGCGAGATCCTCGCCCGTCCGGCATGTGCTGACGTGCGCTTCCTGGAAACCACCATCACCCCGGACAACGACGCATCCTGGGCGCTGTTCCGCAGCCTCGCGCGCAAGCTCGAGGCGGACTGTGCCGACTCGGTGATGTTTGATCGCGAGCGCCATTTCAGGGGCCAGCACGACAGCGAAATGCTGCTGCGCATCGGTCCATTTGACGCCTCGCGGAAGGTCGCCGGCTGAGCGGTTAATGCCGCTCTGTGAACTGTTTTTTGTTTTTCCAATTCACCTCTTTAAATCAACGACTCAAAAAGGGTTGTCACAATGAAAGTATTTGACGAAATCGAATCTGAAGTAATGAGTTACGCCCGCGCTTTCCCGCGGGTTTTTAACAAGGCGCAGGGCGAATACCTGTACGACGAAGAAGGCAACCAGTACCTGGACTTCCTCGCCGGTGCCGGCACCCTG
It includes:
- the ectA gene encoding diaminobutyrate acetyltransferase — protein: MTKGIGLSATSELKEDDSTDDKVKLAQQEETRNKSAQVLLRRPVSEDGADVHQLIADCPPLDTNSLYCNLLQACHFSGTSVAAELDGKLVGFISGYIVPERPDTLFIWQVAVAEQGRGMGLAGRMLREILARPACADVRFLETTITPDNDASWALFRSLARKLEADCADSVMFDRERHFRGQHDSEMLLRIGPFDASRKVAG